One Dioscorea cayenensis subsp. rotundata cultivar TDr96_F1 chromosome 15, TDr96_F1_v2_PseudoChromosome.rev07_lg8_w22 25.fasta, whole genome shotgun sequence genomic region harbors:
- the LOC120277013 gene encoding UPF0481 protein At3g47200-like isoform X2, with protein MDDLPRPSRHHAGCNNPYMDDFPRGNAKEEIVQRTPGWIDKAAQKYRNNPRKPSNPAGISEIEIGVDSPWMNMVRTQVNTRRGRAHANGPCTIFKVQENILQCNPDAYTPLVVSIGPYHHHQCSPRHRSRRGATELLDKCLLEMKSLDADVQTCYSEPLHRGFDAESLAMVMLLDGCFILHLLLKRQNLIDDVSNSDQDNDDDDDQVEDGEILLERGKRDKEMEEEPLLGTLWIWNFVLYDLLKLENQIPFFVLKTLFGLLKAPGDEDLDLVNLAFKLFSDIHPSNSQTRPVLPAADQVHHLLHLLHSTLVPSKNHHVLDITQAVKAPKRIPNATELQQAGVKFVKKINASSFLDISFHSNGTMEIPEICLYDHTNTLFRNLIAFEQCYPNTRTYITIYAAFMDRLIDTPKDVRLLHLNGILTNGLSTDEAAADLFNKLCYQIHYASDRNYLHELFVDVNKYYYSRWNQWRARLMRDYFSNPWTIISLMAAVLLLLLTVEQSFFSAYSYFRPS; from the exons ATGGATGATCTCCCTCGTCCTTCCCGTCATCATGCTGGTTGCAACAATCCTTACATGGATGATTTCCCTCGTGGTAatgcaaaagaagaaatagtacag AGGACGCCGGGGTGGATTGATAAGGCAGCTCAAAAATACAGGAACAACCCTCGTAAACCTTCGAATCCAGCAGGTATCTCTGAGATTGAGATTGGAGTCGATTCTCCATGGATGAACATGGTGAGGACCCAAGTGAACACGAGGAGAGGAAGAGCTCACGCCAACGGGCCATGCACCATCTTCAAGGTGCAGGAGAACATCCTTCAATGCAACCCAGATGCCTATACACCTCTTGTTGTCTCCATTGGTCCTTATCACCATCATCAATGTTCGCCCAG GCACCGGAGCAGGCGTGGTGCGACTGAGTTGCTGGACAAGTGTTTGTTGGAGATGAAGTCCTTGGACGCTGACGTCCAAACCTGCTACTCTGAACCTTTACACAGAGGCTTCGATGCTGAAAGTTTGGCTATGGTTATGTTGCTTGATGGTTGCTTCATACTTCATCTCTTGCTTAAGCGACAAAACCTGATAGATGATGTGAGCAACAGTGATCaggataatgatgatgatgatgatcaagtTGAAGATGGAGAGATATTGTTAGAACGTGGAAAACGAGACAAGGAGATGGAAGAAGAACCATTGCTGGGGACACTATGGATATGGAACTTTGTGCTGTATGATTTGTTAAAACTTGAAAATCAGATCCCCTTCTTTGTCTTGAAAACACTCTTTGGCCTGCTCAAGGCTCCAGGTGATGAAGATCTTGACCTTGTCAACCTTGCTTTCAAACTCTTCAGTGATATACATCCATCCAATTCCCAAACACGCCCTGTATTACCTGCAGCCGACCAAGTTCATCACTTGCTTCACCTGCTTCATTCCACTCTTGTCCCTTCCAAAAATCACCATGTACTTGACATCACGCAAGCAGTCAAGGCACCTAAACGAATCCCAAATGCTACTGAGCTACAACAAGCAGGGGTCAAGtttgtcaagaaaataaatgccAGTAGCTTCCTGGACATATCATTCCATAGTAATGGCACAATGGAAATCCCAGAGATTTGTCTCTATGACCACACAAACACTCTCTTCAGGAATCTGATAGCTTTTGAACAATGTTATCCTAATACTCGTACCTATATCACCATCTATGCTGCTTTCATGGACCGTCTAATTGATACTCCAAAAGATGTTCGCTTGCTCCACTTGAATGGAATTCTTACCAATGGACTGAGCACTGATGAAGCTGCAGCTGATCTTTTCAATAAGTTATGTTATCAGATTCATTATGCTTCCGATAGGAACTATCTTCATGAACTGTTTGTTGATGTCAACAAGTATTATTACTCTAGATGGAATCAATGGCGGGCTAGACTGATGCGAGACTATTTCAGCAATCCATGGACGATCATATCTCTAATGGCAGCTGTGTTGCTGCTTCTTCTCACTGTTGAGCAGTCATTCTTTTCTGCATATTCTTATTTTCGGCCTTCTTGA
- the LOC120277013 gene encoding UPF0481 protein At3g47200-like isoform X1, translating into MDDLPRPSRHHAGCNNPYMDDFPRGNAKEEIVQRTPGWIDKAAQKYRNNPRKPSNPAGISEIEIGVDSPWMNMVRTQVNTRRGRAHANGPCTIFKVQENILQCNPDAYTPLVVSIGPYHHHQCSPRYSNFLAMENYKWLCLRRLLFRHRSRRGATELLDKCLLEMKSLDADVQTCYSEPLHRGFDAESLAMVMLLDGCFILHLLLKRQNLIDDVSNSDQDNDDDDDQVEDGEILLERGKRDKEMEEEPLLGTLWIWNFVLYDLLKLENQIPFFVLKTLFGLLKAPGDEDLDLVNLAFKLFSDIHPSNSQTRPVLPAADQVHHLLHLLHSTLVPSKNHHVLDITQAVKAPKRIPNATELQQAGVKFVKKINASSFLDISFHSNGTMEIPEICLYDHTNTLFRNLIAFEQCYPNTRTYITIYAAFMDRLIDTPKDVRLLHLNGILTNGLSTDEAAADLFNKLCYQIHYASDRNYLHELFVDVNKYYYSRWNQWRARLMRDYFSNPWTIISLMAAVLLLLLTVEQSFFSAYSYFRPS; encoded by the exons ATGGATGATCTCCCTCGTCCTTCCCGTCATCATGCTGGTTGCAACAATCCTTACATGGATGATTTCCCTCGTGGTAatgcaaaagaagaaatagtacag AGGACGCCGGGGTGGATTGATAAGGCAGCTCAAAAATACAGGAACAACCCTCGTAAACCTTCGAATCCAGCAGGTATCTCTGAGATTGAGATTGGAGTCGATTCTCCATGGATGAACATGGTGAGGACCCAAGTGAACACGAGGAGAGGAAGAGCTCACGCCAACGGGCCATGCACCATCTTCAAGGTGCAGGAGAACATCCTTCAATGCAACCCAGATGCCTATACACCTCTTGTTGTCTCCATTGGTCCTTATCACCATCATCAATGTTCGCCCAGGTACAGCAATTTTTTAGCCATGGAAAACTACAAGTGGCTTTGCCTGCGTCGCTTGCTTTTCAGGCACCGGAGCAGGCGTGGTGCGACTGAGTTGCTGGACAAGTGTTTGTTGGAGATGAAGTCCTTGGACGCTGACGTCCAAACCTGCTACTCTGAACCTTTACACAGAGGCTTCGATGCTGAAAGTTTGGCTATGGTTATGTTGCTTGATGGTTGCTTCATACTTCATCTCTTGCTTAAGCGACAAAACCTGATAGATGATGTGAGCAACAGTGATCaggataatgatgatgatgatgatcaagtTGAAGATGGAGAGATATTGTTAGAACGTGGAAAACGAGACAAGGAGATGGAAGAAGAACCATTGCTGGGGACACTATGGATATGGAACTTTGTGCTGTATGATTTGTTAAAACTTGAAAATCAGATCCCCTTCTTTGTCTTGAAAACACTCTTTGGCCTGCTCAAGGCTCCAGGTGATGAAGATCTTGACCTTGTCAACCTTGCTTTCAAACTCTTCAGTGATATACATCCATCCAATTCCCAAACACGCCCTGTATTACCTGCAGCCGACCAAGTTCATCACTTGCTTCACCTGCTTCATTCCACTCTTGTCCCTTCCAAAAATCACCATGTACTTGACATCACGCAAGCAGTCAAGGCACCTAAACGAATCCCAAATGCTACTGAGCTACAACAAGCAGGGGTCAAGtttgtcaagaaaataaatgccAGTAGCTTCCTGGACATATCATTCCATAGTAATGGCACAATGGAAATCCCAGAGATTTGTCTCTATGACCACACAAACACTCTCTTCAGGAATCTGATAGCTTTTGAACAATGTTATCCTAATACTCGTACCTATATCACCATCTATGCTGCTTTCATGGACCGTCTAATTGATACTCCAAAAGATGTTCGCTTGCTCCACTTGAATGGAATTCTTACCAATGGACTGAGCACTGATGAAGCTGCAGCTGATCTTTTCAATAAGTTATGTTATCAGATTCATTATGCTTCCGATAGGAACTATCTTCATGAACTGTTTGTTGATGTCAACAAGTATTATTACTCTAGATGGAATCAATGGCGGGCTAGACTGATGCGAGACTATTTCAGCAATCCATGGACGATCATATCTCTAATGGCAGCTGTGTTGCTGCTTCTTCTCACTGTTGAGCAGTCATTCTTTTCTGCATATTCTTATTTTCGGCCTTCTTGA